The Pelodiscus sinensis isolate JC-2024 unplaced genomic scaffold, ASM4963464v1 ctg220, whole genome shotgun sequence nucleotide sequence GGTGTTAATAAAATGAGCTTCTAAAGAGACGGCTCTCATAGTCTTGCGTGGAGATGGAGCCCAAAGCAGCAGGCGCTCAGGGCATCCGCTTCTGTGCCTGAGCTACAGGACCTGCTCCAGCAGATGGAGCAGCAGACTCACATTTCTATTCATTGTCCCAAAATGTAGTTAATGCGAGTGAAGTTTGCCCAGCTTCCCTCCTAGCGTACAGAGGCTAAACGTAACCCTCTGCAAACCAGGGaatgcaggaggggagagagggctgcTGGAGGGAAGACACTGGATTGTGCTGGTAGTACGGCACCTGCCCTGGACTCCAGCTCCTAGCCCTCAGTGCAAGAGCCATGGGAACGTTACTCTAGCCTGTGCAGCCGAGTGCATGACGTCACTGTGGTCGCTGGGCTGTATGTAGCACTGTCCCTCGCACAAGTTTACTCCGACAGTTACTGTGACAGTAAAGGGGAGGGGGCCACAAAACCATTGGACTCTGAGCTGAAAGAGTGGAGCCGCACGGCGCTGTCACTGTGGTAAATGGGGTAAAGGAGCGGAGCTTGAGAGGGCTGAGCGGATACCGCTCTGTTCCCACACACTTCAGAACAAACCAAAGGACGTTGTTCTTCACTccgtgcacagtcagcctgtggaacccCTCGCCGGGGGCTGTGCTGAAGGCTAGAACttaacaaaaaagagctagagagagTCCCGGAGGtgaggtccagcaatggctgttaggcgggatgggtagggatggtgtccctgggtGACTGTTtccctggaggtgggtgacaggagggatcgcATGAAGATTATCCCTCCCTCTggcgctgtgggcagacaggacgctgggctggatggaccattggcctgacccCGTCTGTTCTaacctcatgccccctccccctccgccttaCACAGCCACAGCCTGTCATGGCCAACAGCAGCCACTCCCTCTGGAAAGGAAACGGCTTGTTCTTGAGCAGCAAATATTCCTGTTGGGGTAGCTCAGAGCATCAGGGAGAGGCCCCTGTTCAGATGCAGTTgcagctgcagcatgtcccaACGGGTTCAGCTGATGGTCTGTGCAGAGAAACAGGCCATGGGGCTAGACTGACTGACAGGAGGCGAAGGATGATTGTCCTGCATCGCAGCAAGACATGCCGGAAAAACACCTGCCCCGTCCCTAGGGGCCTGGCTGCtagtgggagcagagcagccgcACGATGTCAGAGCTGGGGCATGAGGCGGGGAGAAGGGCGAGTCTCCCGAGTCTGGGCAGGGCAGTGCACACCCCTCCATGCCAAAGTCCCCAAGAATCTGAACCTAGAGAAGCCCCGtttggggcaggagtgaggcGCTGCACCTCAGCAAGAAGCCTCCGTCGTCCTGCGAGGCGCTGGAGACTAGACCTCGGGGCGTAACCCTGGCTGGGAGCGAGTCAGCTCGTGATGGGGCCTTTCTGCCTCCACATCCTCCGTGAGAAGCCCCAGTAGCAGAGAAACGCCTTGGCAAAAGAAAGGAAAACCAGAGAAACCCGTCCCGTCGCCGCCGCTCCGCCTCCAGCACAGCCCCTCCTCTAGAGAGGAAACACCTGGAAACCGAGACTGGAGTGACAGCAGGAGGCGGCTGGACGAGACATGGCGGCAGGGAAAACAACAGGCTTTCTGGACCGGTTAGCTCGCAAGATGCTGCTGCTTTAATGAAGCTTAGCTCATCCAAACTAGCGACTGTGCCAGCTGcgacgggctggctggaagacAAGCGCATTGGCAGTCTGTCCCCGAGTGAGCGGTAcctggctgagggtgcaggggccCACCCAGGGGCCCACCCTCTTCCCTTGCCGGCAGGGTGCCCGCTGCTGCCAGATTTCCCCGGCAGCTTTCCCCGCCTGTTGCCCTGTGTGGAACAGGCACCATTGTGACGTGGACCGTGTTCAAGTGACACGTGGCCCAACAGGCTGTCCCCTGGTGATgagcagccgcccccctcccctcacccctgtaCCCAGACATATGGCTCACAGCCAAGGTCACAAGCGTTTGCCAGAGGCCTTGCATGGCAGCCTGGGGGCAAACTGGCcagtccccctgccagccccacagtgaCCCCTCACGGCTTCTCCAGCTGCATGTCGAGCACTCGGATGTTGGCCACGTCCTGGTAGGTGGCCTGCAGGCCTCGCGAGATGTCCTCGTACATGGAGCACTCGTCCAGGTTCAGGCCCTAGAGCAGCGAAACGGGCTGGCTTGTCTGGGGCCAATGGAGGGGCTCAGCCCTCGCCACCGACGCCAAGGGGTGTCAGCTGACACCTCCCCCGGCCCCACGGTATTCCCACCGCAGCGGTGGGGTGTCTAGAACCACTGTGATACGGGCCAGGGTCCCCCACAGAAccccccactgcctgcagcccagcgcccctcGGGCACAGTCTAGTGACCCCGCTCTGCCCTAGTGTTGTGAGGGGCAAAGGTTGAGTCCCCCCCCATGAGCCCCCGATGCTCCCACGGGGCCCCGCTCACCTCGTACAGATTCTCCTCTTCGTAGGCCTTCTGCTTGGCCTGCAGCAGCCGCTCGTTCTCCCACCGCTTCTGCAGCAACCCAAGGGGGTGAGGCAGGGCGTGTGCCGGCACGTGGGGCCCCCGACCCCGCACCCCGACCGCGGCCAGATGTGACTGCGCCGGCCCGTGGAGCAGAGGGGTCACTGCTGCGAGACGCAGCGCGGCGCAGGCTGGGCGTGGCCATGGGGCAGGCCGACGGCCCTagtgccccggggggaggggttcacaggcccctgaacccccgaACTGGCGTcactctgccccctccacgctcccCCGCGCTCAGCCTGCCCCGCCTCCCCGGTGCCCCTTTgctcgcccccctcccctggccagctgggaAGTTGCTAGTCATGGTCTGCctgccccagggaccccccctctgggcagtgctaccCACACCAGCCAGTAGGggtcagccccagcccagcagtgACCAGTGACCGCCCGACCGGCGTGGGCCCAGGGCCACAGGAGTGAACAGCCCccccccgtcacagcccccccccgtcacagccccctcccccgtcacagcccgtcacagccccccctgtcacagcccccccgtcacagccccctcccccgtcacagcccgtcacagccccccccgtcacagccccctccccgtcacagcccgtcacagccccccccgtcacagccccccccgtcacagccccctcccccgtcacagcccgtcacagccccccccccatcacagccaATGGAGACCCTGCCCCAGAGCGAGCCTGCCCTTtcgcctgccccccggccccactCACCCTGAAGAGCAGGACGAGGCCGGGCCCCACggcgcagagcagcagcaggatgccctccGCCGTGATCAGCTGGTTCTTGGTGGATTCCCTCATGTTCAGGAAGGGAACAGGGGCGGGTTCTGCAACGGGGGAGGGGTCAGGTCTGCGACCGCGTCTGGGGTGGGGcgaggttcccctcccccatgtcagCAGGGTGAGGTCACAGCACCCTAGCAGCTGGACGGgacctgggagtcccagcccccactcgggcagcccagccaggcctgaaCCCTCCAGGGATGGCACTTCCAGCACCCCCCGGGAGCCAGGCTGTGCTGCCCCCCCGCCTAGGGCTGCCCCAGGCAAGGGAGCTCCCCCAGGCTCCTGCTGTGCAGCCCCTGTGGCACCaggcagctgcccccaccccctggcagGGACTGCTGGAGGCAGAGGGGGACACGGGGGTGCCGGAGGCAgaggggtgggcagggggaggggttccGGAGGCACAGAGGGATGCGGGGGTGCCGGAGGCAGAGGGGGACacagaggtgccagaggcagagggggacacgggggtgccagaggcagagggGTGGCGTGGGGGGACGGGTTCCGGAGGCACAGGGGGATGCGGGGGTGCCGGAGGCAGAGGGGGACACAGGGGTGCCGGAGGCagaggggtgggcaggggaaggggttcCGGGGGCACAGGGGGACACGACGGTgccggaggcagaggggagggcagggggaggggtgccgGAGGCAGCGGGGGACACACGGGGGTGTCGGAGGCAGAGGGGGACACAGGGGTGCCGGAGGCAGGGGGACACGggggtgctggaggcagggggacaCACGGGGGTGCCGGAGGCAGAGGGGGACACAGGGGTGCCGGAGGCAGGGGGACacgggggtgccagaggcagagggGGACACGGGGGTGCCGGAGGCAGGGGGACACGGGGGTGCCGGAGGCAGAGGGGGACACACGGGGGTGCCGGAGGCAGGGGGACACACGGGGGTGCCGGAGGCAGAGGGGGACACGGGGGTGCGGGAGGCAGAGGGGGACACACGGGGGTGCCGGAGGCAGGGGGACACGGGGGTGCCGGAGGCAGGGGACACACGGGGGTGCCGAGGCAGGGGACACGGGGGTGCCGAGGCAGGGGGACACACGGGGGTGCCGGAGGCAGGGGACACGGGGGTGCCGAGGCAGGGGGACACACGGGGGTGCCGAGGCAGGACACACGGGGGTGCCGAGGCAGGGGACACGGGGGTGCCGAGGCAGGGCACACGGGGGTGCCGAGGCAGGGGGGGACACGGGGGTGCCGAGGCAGGGGACACGGGGGTGCCGGAGGCAGGGCACACGGGGGTGCCGGaggcagggggacacaggggtgCCGAGGCAGAGGGCGGCGCGGGGGACGCGGCTCACTCACTGCGCACACGCAGGTAGGTGCCGCAGGACTGGGCCCAGTTCCTCTGGCTCTGCACCTGGCAGAAGTAGAGGCCGGTGTCGTTCTTGCGGGCGCGGTGGAAGACGAGGGAGGAGACGCTGTTCCGCGTGTCGATGGCCACGCCGGGCCCGCTGATGTTCAGCACCGCCAGGAGCTCACTGCAGTTCCCGGAGCAGACTCGGCTCCAGGTGACCTGGGCCCCGGGCGGGGCTTGGAAGCGGCAGTCCAGCCGCCCCGGGCTCCCCTCGGTGACGGTCACGGAGGGGGGGCCGGCCTCCACGGCCACAGCGCCCTGCGCCTCCCGGCGCTGGTAGGCCACGCGGGTTGGCACCACGACCACCgggggcttgggggaggggggccgggaggCCGGGGGGATGTTGGTCCCGTTCCAGCCGGTCGCGTTGCACGGCTCAGTTGTGGTTCCGGAGGCTTCACAGCGGCGACCTGCCGGGTTGGGGACAGCTCATGTCACCGGCGGAGCCACAGgcctgggcggggaggggcacaggggggcggggaggggcacaggggagcagcagagcccagctgATGCCGGACTGGAGGGCTCAGGTGACTAATGGCAGCACCTTACGGGCCGTACCACCCCCGAGCTACATGgggcgcccctgccccgcccctgccctgcccctctcctcctgcaggCGGTGGGGCCGCATTGATCTGACCTGGGgaaccgccctgcccccctctcccagcccctccctggcgcCAGAACCTCTGGGACTTTGCAATCTGTGAATTACATTAAA carries:
- the LOC112545017 gene encoding B-cell antigen receptor complex-associated protein alpha chain isoform X2, with product MGTGPVWVCVVLPLCLLPGRRCEASGTTTEPCNATGWNGTNIPPASRPPSPKPPVVVVPTRVAYQRREAQGAVAVEAGPPSVTVTEGSPGRLDCRFQAPPGAQVTWSRVCSGNCSELLAVLNISGPGVAIDTRNSVSSLVFHRARKNDTGLYFCQVQSQRNWAQSCGTYLRVRKPAPVPFLNMRESTKNQLITAEGILLLLCAVGPGLVLLFRRWENERLLQAKQKAYEEENLYEGLNLDECSMYEDISRGLQATYQDVANIRVLDMQLEKP
- the LOC112545017 gene encoding B-cell antigen receptor complex-associated protein alpha chain isoform X1; translation: MGTGPVWVCVVLPLCLLPGRRCEASGTTTEPCNATGWNGTNIPPASRPPSPKPPVVVVPTRVAYQRREAQGAVAVEAGPPSVTVTEGSPGRLDCRFQAPPGAQVTWSRVCSGNCSELLAVLNISGPGVAIDTRNSVSSLVFHRARKNDTGLYFCQVQSQRNWAQSCGTYLRVRKPAPVPFLNMRESTKNQLITAEGILLLLCAVGPGLVLLFRKRWENERLLQAKQKAYEEENLYEGLNLDECSMYEDISRGLQATYQDVANIRVLDMQLEKP